The nucleotide window TACCCTGCGGCCACCGCACAAACGTTTCGCAAGATATTCTCTTGCAACGCCTTTGTGATCGGGAACGTGACACCGAGGCGCCGATGCAGCTTCTTCCACCGCGGGAAGATGGCGCCTCTCCATCCGTGCACCGAATTGGTGCAAGCGACAATTCGTGGGATGTTTGTTCCCGAACGGGAACGCATCGAAGGCGGATTCGGGGAAAGGTCGTGGCGGAAAGTGCGTGAGTGCGGAAGTGCGGAAGTGCGGCCCAACGCACTCCCGCACTCATGCACTCACGCACCCAGACGCAACACGCCCGGGGCACGCGCTTGCGAGCGAGCCCCGGGCGGGAGCAGATGCCTTCGTCAGACCCGCTTCACCGCCAGAGGCGGAGGAGGCGGAGGAGACTCGGCCAGAAGCGACCAAGGAGCTTAATGACCAGCCCCAGGATCACCGTCTTGAAGAAGTAGCGAAGGAGAACGAGCACGGGGGTCCGGCGGTTCAGGGTGTCTGACGTCTTGCTCGGCGTACTCTACGCGGGCCGCCGCGCGGAAGTTTCATCGCGCCGGCGCCCCGCCCCCGCCGGCCACCCCCGGCACGGTGATCTCGAACAGCGCCGGCCACAGCTTGCCGGTGACGAACAGCCGGTCGTGCTCCGCGTCGTAAGCGATCCCGTTGGGCACCGCCTCGGGGTCCGGCCGCTGCCCGGCGTCGAGCAGGCCCGTTAGCTCCACCCACGCCTTCACCTTCCCCGTCTGCGGGTCGATGCGGGCGATGCGCTCGGTGTGCCACACGTTGGCCCATACCTCGCCCTTCACCCACTCCAGCTCGTTGATGTCGTTGACGTACTCGGTGCCGTCCATCACGTCGAGGGTGCGCTGCACCGTCCACGTGGCCGGGTCGAGGAAGCGGAGCTGGTTGGAGCCGTCGCTCAGGATCATCGACCGGCCGTCCGTCGTCAGCCCCCACCCCTCGCCCTGGTAGGCGAAGGTGCTCTGCTGCCTGAAGTCGAGGCCGTAGATGAACCCCTGCTGGTTCTGCCAGGTGAGCTGGTAGAGACGGCCGCCGAAGAGCGCGAGCCCCTCGGCGAAGTAGGGCGAGGGGACGTCGATGCGCTGCAGCACCTTCCCCGTCTCCAGCTCCGCCTTGCGCAGGGTGGAGCGGCCCTCGCGGCCGGTGCTCTCGTACAGCGCGCCGTCGTGCCAGAGCAGCCCCTGGGTAAAGGCCGCGGTGTCGTGCGGGTAGCTGCGCACCACGCTGGCGGCGGTCACGGGCGCCACCGGCCGGGGAGGCTGGTCCACGGGGGGGATCTTGTCCGGGTCCTGGTTTCCTCCCGCGCGCTTGCAGGAGCAGAAGGCCAGCAGTCCCATCGCCAGCAGCGTGGCGGGGCGCGCGGCGCCGAGGAGCCGCGGGCTCATCGCGCACCTGCCTTCGAGCCGAGCCAGTCGCGGCGGAAGGCGCGCATCGCGTCGGTCACCGTCATCCCCGCCTTCTCGTAGGTCACCACCTCGACCGCCGGGTTCTCCACCAGTGGGACGGACATTTCGTGCCGCACGCCGCGCTGCTCCACCTCCATCCGCACCGTCTGTCCCGCGGCCTTCCCGCGCAGCACCACGATCAGCGAGTCGGCCGAGGGCGTGGGGACCCCGTCCACCGACAGGATGCGGTCGCCGCGGTCGATCCCCGCGCGGTAGAGCGATCCTCCTTCCACCGACGGCTGGACGACCACGGCGGCACCCTCGTCCGTGTCCAGCCCGGCACCGAGCCACGGGCGCCCCGGCTGGGCCTTGCGGACGAGGAAGCCCGCCTGCGCGAGGAGCCGCGCGTAGTCGACCGCCTCGTGCCCCTCGACGTAGCGGCGGAAGAAGTCGTTGGCGAACGCCGTGTCGTGCGTCACCTGGCCGAGGACGCGGCGCAGGTCGGCCAGCGTGTACGGCCGCTGCGGCGCCAGCGCGGGCGTCTGGTACTGCCCGAACTCGCGCCACATCGCCCGCATGTAGTCCTGGAGGGAGATGCCGGGGAAGCGCTGGCGGAGCGTCAGGTCCAGCCCCAGCCCGAGCGCGGCGCCCCAGGTGTAGTAGGAGATGAAGGTGTTGCCGCGATTCACCGGGTCGATCGAGGTGGCCGCGTCGACGAACGGCGCCTGCATGCTCATCTCCACCGCACTGAAGTGGCGGCGGCCGGGCGCGTTGATGACCGTGTTGACGTCGCCCGAGATGTCGCCGGCGTACTGGTCGTCGGTGTAGAGCCCGGCGCGGCGGAGGAAGAGCGCGTCCCAGTAGCTGGTGAAGCCCTCGGCGAACCACAGCTCGCCGCTCATGTTCTCGCGCTCGAAGTCGAACGGCTCCAGCGACCGGGGGCGCAGCCGCTCCACGTTCCACGAGTGGAAGAACTCGTGCGACACCGTCCCCAGGTTCCCCAGCCGCTGCGCGGGGTCCACGATGTTGCGGCTGCTGGAGACGATGGTGGAGTTGCGGTGCTCCATCCCGTCGCCGCTGGCCCAGGGGAGGTAGTCGGCGATGAAGGTGTAGGTGCCGAAGTCGTACGGCGCCGGCGCGCCCCACATCGCCACCTCCTCCGCCACGATGCGGCGCGCGGCCTCGGCGAAGGTATCGGCGGCCGCGTCCGTCCCCAGGTGATGCAGGGCGATGCGCCAGGTGTACGTCTTCCCCCCGTGCTCCGCCGTCCAGGTGCGGAAGACGACGGGCCCGACCTCCGTGGGCGAGTCCATGAAGTACTGGAGATTGGGCGCCTCGAACACGGTCGAGTCCGCCGTCGGCCGCAGCTGCGTGGCCACGCGCCAGCCGGGCTGCGGGCGGAAGACGACGCGGATCGGCACCTCGTCCATCCCCCGCGCGAACATGAAGGTGGCGGGCATGTTGAGATGGGCGTGCGTGCGGTCGACGCCGAGATAAGTCCCGTCCGTGCGGTCGCCGAAGACGGTGTAGGCGACGCGGACGGTGGTCCCGTTCGGCGTCACGTCCCACTGCTGGGGATTGGGACGGGTGACGGCGAGCGGGCGGCCCGACGCGTCGGTCACGCGCACGTCGTAGACGTTCTTGGCGAACTCGTGGCGCGCGTAGCGGCCGGGCGACGAGACGCTCATCCGCAGCTGCAGCGGGCGCCCCTGCGGCACGCCGCGGAAGACGGCCGTCACCTGCGCCTCGTGGTGCGCGGCGTTGGGGAAGGCGATCTCGTACTCGACGCGCCGCTGCTGCGCCTGCGCGGGCATGGCGGCGAGCGCGAGGAGCACGGCCGCGCGGGGAAGGATGCGGTTCATCCGGTTCAGGGCGATGGGGATGCGGTTCCGAACGAGCGCAGGAGAGTAGCGCGTCGCGCGGTGCGGGGCCAGCGCAGGTGCGGAGGTGGGGTGCACGCGCGGATCGTGACGGGGATGAAACCGCGCGGCGGGGGGATTGTTCCGAACGGGCGGAGATCGGCCAGGGGATCGAGTGAGGACGGGCGAATGGAATTCGCGGCAACAACGGCCCGAAGTCCGCCTTCGCGGACTCCCGCGGCGGCATCGTCGTGAGATGCCAAAGTCGAGGGCGGCGAATCGATCCCGATCCGCCGCCCTCGCCGTTCATCTCCATCTCCCGTCCCTACCAGCGCGAGCCGGGCGGCACGGGGGCACCGCCCCAGCGGCGGTTGAAGTCCTCCAGCACCGAGCCCGGATCTCTCCAGGTGGCGCGCATCACCGTCACCAGCCCCATCAGCGACCAGGGGTTGTGGCGATTCACGCGTTGCGGCAGCGACCCGCGCGGGTCCCATACGGGCTCGCAGAGGTCGATCTGCTCGCCCAGGTCGCACAGGTACACGGCCTCGGCCTCCTTGGCCCGCCCCGCGTCCAGCAGCACCGCGCCCAGCGAGTGCCGCGCGGCGTATGGGAAGGGCGGCGGCTCGTCGTAGCTCAGCGAGTCCTGCAGGAGCACCGCGCGCCGCAGCGCGGCGATCGCGGGCCCGTAGTCGCGGGCCACGGACCGGATCTCGCCGTCCAGGATCCCCGCGGCGATCTCCAGCAGCCGGCCGGCGCGGTTGCCCATGATGATGGAGTCGCGCACCGGCCCCCGGGCGATGGCGTACAGCTCGGACAGGTGCCGGTTGGCCGCGACCGTGTCTCCCCTCCGCAGCCGCGCCATCCCCTGCCCGAAGTGCCAGATCCCCAGCGGATACCTGTACTTCGGCTGCGGCAGCGCCAGCGCCTGGTCCCACTCGCCGAAGCGGACGTGCACCAGCATCCGCGCGGTGAGGAAGTGCTGCGCGTTGTAGAAGCGCGAGATCAGCTCGTCGCTGGCGATGCTCTCCAGCGCCCGGGCCGCCGCCATCGCGTCGTCGCGCCGGCCGCCGAAGTTGGCCGACACCCACAGGAAGTCGTGGTTGTGCGCCCAGTACATGGGGTAGCGCCCCGCCATCCCGCGGAAGACCAGGTACGCGCTGTCGAGCGCCACCGCGCGCTGGTTGTGCCGCACCCCGTCGGCGTAGCGTCCCAGGCGGTGATAGATGTGCGACGGCATGTGCACGATGTGCCCCGAGCGCGGCATCAGTCCGGCCAGCGTGTCGGCCGCCCACTCGGCCGAGTCGGGCCACGGGGAGCCCTCGAAGACGTGGATCCAGAGGTGCGCCGCGCCCACGTGGTCGCGCTTGCGCCCCAGCACGTCGTGGAGCTGCGCCAGCACCGAATCGGTGCCGGGCTGCTTGTTGCCGTTCAGGTCCCACTGGTTCCACGGCCGCAGGTCCATCCGCGCCTCCGCGGCGATGGCCCCGGCGTCGAGATCGGGGTGCCCCTCCGCCAGGCTCAGCCGCCACACCTGCGCCATCGCCCGTGCGTAGGCGCTGTCCATCTGCGCGCGGAGGGTGTCGAGGCGCGCCTGCGGCACGCGCGGGAAGTCGGGGAGCGGGAGGTAGCGCGCGGCGCCCGCGTCGAGGTACGCCCGCTCCATCGTGGTCAGCGGCCGCAGCCCGCGCGCCGTCTCGATGGCGCCGGCCGCCTGCCGCCAGCGCGAGGTGTCCATCGCCAGGTTGATGTTGGGCCCGAGCGCCACCGCCTTCCCCCAGTAGCACATGACGCAGCCGGGGTCGAGCTGGTAGGCCTTCTGGAACGAGAGCACCGCCTCCAGGTGGTTGAAGCCGTAGATCAGCGCCAGCCCCTGGTCGAAGTACGCCTGCGCGCGCGTGTTGTCGGTGACGGGATGGTGCACGTTCGTGCGCACCGAGTCCCAGAGCGGCACCGAGTCCGGATTGAGCGGCTGCGGCTCAGGACCCGAGCCGTGGACGTGCTGCGCGAACGCCGCCGCCGACACGCAGCACAGGCCGGCGGCGAGCACGAGGATGCCTCGGAGAGGTCGCATGGTGGCTGTCCGGCTGGAGGGGATGAACGGGAGGAGAATCCAAGGTGCGTCGTAGTATCCCCGCGGAACGATCCTGCTGCAAGCATTTTGCGCGAGGGCCAATCCTCATACCCATTCCGAAGATTCGGTGTGCATTCCGATAGCCTCAAAAGAATGACTCACACGGAGGGAACGGAGGGAACGGAGGAACTGAACGCGGCAACAAAAGATGAGGGGCGACGGAGATCCGCCGCCCCTCGATCTTCATCCGCCGACCATCTCCCTACCGGCCGGCCATCACCCGCCGCCTGCGCAGCCGCTCGTGCGCGGAGACGAGGTCGGGGTGCACGAGGGTGTTGGGGTCGATCAGCGAGGTGTCGACGTACGGCGCCGGCACGTCCACGCCGCCCACGGCCTCCAGCTCGGCCGGCGCGACCGGCTCCTCCGACGGCTCCGGCGCGTGATCGCCGACGGTGAGGTTGCCGACTAGGCCGCGCAGCTCGGCGGCGCTGCCGATCAGCCGGCGCGTGGCGTCGGCGACGAGCAGGCACGCGCTCTCCTGCTGCGTCGTGGCGGCGCGCACGCCCTCGGCCGTCTCGGCGTGCACCTCGGCCGTCTCCGCCACCGCGGCGATGCCCGACGCGGCGTCGACCGCGGCGGCGGCGTTCCCCTCGGCGGCGCTGGTCACGCTCTCGGCCGCCGCGCGGGTGCGCTCGGCCGCGGCGAGGATCGTCGCCAGCGCGGCCTCGACCTGCTGGGCCACGCGCTCGATCTCGTCCACCTGCGCGGCGCCGGCCGTCATCGCCCGCGCGGTGGACTCTACCCGCTGGCGCACGGCGCGGGTGATCCCCGCCACGCGCTCGGCGCCAGCGCGCGCCTGTCCGGCCAGCTTGCGCACCTCGCCCGCCACCACGGCGAAGCCCGCCCCCTCCTCACCCGCGCGCGCCGCCTCGATCGCGGCGTTGAGGCCCAGGAGGTTGGTCTGCGCGGCGATCTCGTCCACCGTCTCCACGAAGCTGGAGATGTCGCCCACCGCCTCGTGCAGCGCCTCGGTCTCGGCGGCGGCGTCCTGCACCGCGCGCTTGATCTGGATCAGCGTCAAGAGCGCCTGCGCGGTCTCCTCGCGGCGGCTGCGGGCCACGTCCTCGATCGACGCGGCCAGCGCCGACACCTCGCGCACCTCCGCGGCCACCGAGCGAGCCTGCGACAGCATCGCCCGCAGCGCGTCGTCCACCCGGCGCAGCTGCGTCACCTGGTCGGCCGCGCCGCCCGACACCTGCGTCATCGAGCGCGTCACCTCGCCCACCGCGGCCGCCAGCTGCTCGGAGATGGCGGAGAGGTCGTCGGCCGAGCGGGTGATGCTGTCGGCCGCGCCCGCCGCCCCCGCGCCGATGCGCGAGAGCGAGTCGCTGGTGCGGTTCATCGCCTCCGCCAGCAGCCCCAGCTCGCCGGGGAGATGGCCGGTCGTCCGCGCGGTCAGGTCGCCCTCGCCCAGCGCGCCGGCGTGGCGCGCCAGCTGCCCCAGCGGGCCGGAGATCGACCGCACCACGCGCAGCACCACCACGGTCGCCACCACCGCGGCCACGGCGATCAGCGCCACCAGCAGCCAGGCGCGGCGCTGCGCCGCCTCGTCGA belongs to Longimicrobium sp. and includes:
- a CDS encoding glutaminyl-peptide cyclotransferase translates to MSPRLLGAARPATLLAMGLLAFCSCKRAGGNQDPDKIPPVDQPPRPVAPVTAASVVRSYPHDTAAFTQGLLWHDGALYESTGREGRSTLRKAELETGKVLQRIDVPSPYFAEGLALFGGRLYQLTWQNQQGFIYGLDFRQQSTFAYQGEGWGLTTDGRSMILSDGSNQLRFLDPATWTVQRTLDVMDGTEYVNDINELEWVKGEVWANVWHTERIARIDPQTGKVKAWVELTGLLDAGQRPDPEAVPNGIAYDAEHDRLFVTGKLWPALFEITVPGVAGGGGAPAR
- a CDS encoding PDZ domain-containing protein — translated: MNRILPRAAVLLALAAMPAQAQQRRVEYEIAFPNAAHHEAQVTAVFRGVPQGRPLQLRMSVSSPGRYARHEFAKNVYDVRVTDASGRPLAVTRPNPQQWDVTPNGTTVRVAYTVFGDRTDGTYLGVDRTHAHLNMPATFMFARGMDEVPIRVVFRPQPGWRVATQLRPTADSTVFEAPNLQYFMDSPTEVGPVVFRTWTAEHGGKTYTWRIALHHLGTDAAADTFAEAARRIVAEEVAMWGAPAPYDFGTYTFIADYLPWASGDGMEHRNSTIVSSSRNIVDPAQRLGNLGTVSHEFFHSWNVERLRPRSLEPFDFERENMSGELWFAEGFTSYWDALFLRRAGLYTDDQYAGDISGDVNTVINAPGRRHFSAVEMSMQAPFVDAATSIDPVNRGNTFISYYTWGAALGLGLDLTLRQRFPGISLQDYMRAMWREFGQYQTPALAPQRPYTLADLRRVLGQVTHDTAFANDFFRRYVEGHEAVDYARLLAQAGFLVRKAQPGRPWLGAGLDTDEGAAVVVQPSVEGGSLYRAGIDRGDRILSVDGVPTPSADSLIVVLRGKAAGQTVRMEVEQRGVRHEMSVPLVENPAVEVVTYEKAGMTVTDAMRAFRRDWLGSKAGAR
- a CDS encoding methyl-accepting chemotaxis protein — protein: MSQIVTRGQIRTRLLSGFGVMLVLVLAAGAVGWTALRSLSSSIRTANQGVEEEARLSTGLATDVAREIAVAARYIENTDAGAAAAFDSLRWHTHGTHRALRRRELRAEDKTTLVGIDQALSDAEVRYVVARRLREMGRAAEAAAQTDSARAIEAAMLADLDKLGEAKAKRLGETAGALDEAAQRRAWLLVALIAVAAVVATVVVLRVVRSISGPLGQLARHAGALGEGDLTARTTGHLPGELGLLAEAMNRTSDSLSRIGAGAAGAADSITRSADDLSAISEQLAAAVGEVTRSMTQVSGGAADQVTQLRRVDDALRAMLSQARSVAAEVREVSALAASIEDVARSRREETAQALLTLIQIKRAVQDAAAETEALHEAVGDISSFVETVDEIAAQTNLLGLNAAIEAARAGEEGAGFAVVAGEVRKLAGQARAGAERVAGITRAVRQRVESTARAMTAGAAQVDEIERVAQQVEAALATILAAAERTRAAAESVTSAAEGNAAAAVDAASGIAAVAETAEVHAETAEGVRAATTQQESACLLVADATRRLIGSAAELRGLVGNLTVGDHAPEPSEEPVAPAELEAVGGVDVPAPYVDTSLIDPNTLVHPDLVSAHERLRRRRVMAGR